One stretch of Sebastes umbrosus isolate fSebUmb1 chromosome 5, fSebUmb1.pri, whole genome shotgun sequence DNA includes these proteins:
- the LOC119488869 gene encoding histone-binding protein N1/N2-like isoform X4 — MPEETSAASSSGSMEEKPCSSSSSSAAAAADSSVDVAEEAKKLIGTGNRHLVMGDVVSAVSVFQDACGMLAAKYGDTADECGEAFFLCGKSLLELARMESSVLGNALEGVPEESEEDEQPNGSNIESANNLDEKTRDELRRQVYDAMAEKEKNEAVDTKLESEDGKGNTESSGKHVNGSGEPSSSPISGKATSSVQKAKVNGVEKSQVAPVNGVEESPAASPVKEATMEKVKDSKEQNGKKTDSKPEAEQDDEEPEEDDDDDDDDDDDDEDGEKNGQDKEEDEVGNLQLAWEMLEVAKFIYKRKEGKEDQLMAAQAYLKLGEVSAESGNYPQALEDFQECLALQLKHLPPHSRLLAETHYHVATTLCYMDQYSQAIQHYNSSIKVIEARLAMLQEAIDAADGAAEEKNEMDELKQLLPDIREKVEDAKESQRTGSAASQAIQQTLGGASTSSAFLCENGGPSSSSAFATASQIPVKSSNSASSSKAVSNISHLVRKKRKPEDESPVKDTDAKQAKQEATVNGADSSASNGFQEGKSQE, encoded by the exons ATGCCAGAGGAAACGTCCGCCGCGTCGAGCTCTGGGAG TATGGAGGAGAAGCCgtgctcctcctcatcttcatcagctgctgctgctgcagacag CTCGGTTGATGTCGCGGAGGAGGCAAAGAAGCTGATTGGTACAGGAAACAGGCATCTGGTGATGGGAGATGTTGTTTCTGCTGTCAGTGTCTTCCAGGACGCCTGTGGCATGCT GGCTGCAAAGTACGGGGACACTGCAGATGAGTGTGGTGAGGCCTTCTTCCTCTGTGGGAAGTCCCTACTGGAGCTTGCCAG GATGGAGAGCAGTGTCCTTGGTAATGCCCTGGAGGGAGTCCCAGAAGAATCTGAGGAAGACGAGCAGCCCAATGGCTCGAATATTGAGAGTGCCAACAATCTTGATG AAAAAACTAGAGATGAGCTACGAAGGCAGGTGTATGATGCAATGGCGGAGAAGGAAAAGAATGAGGCGGTTGACACCAAGCTGGAGTCTGAGGATGGAAAGGGCAACACTGAGTCCTCAGGCAAACATGTGAATGGATCAGGGGAGCCCTCAAGTTCCCCTATAAGTGGTAAAGCAACAAGTTCAGTCCAGAAAGCTAAAGTGAATGGAGTTGAGAAGAGTCAAGTTGCTCCTGTGAACGGTGTGGAGGAAAGTCCTGCTGCGTCTCCCGTAAAAGAAGCCACGATGGAGAAGGTAAAGGATTCAAAAGAGCAGAATGGCAAGAAGACCGACTCCAAGCCAGAGGCTGAACAGGACGATGAGGAACCAGAGG aggatgatgatgatgacgatgatgatgatgacgacgatgaggatggagagaaaaatggacAGGATAAG GAAGAGGATGAAGTTGGGAATTTGCAGTTGGCGTGGGAGATGCTGGAGGTGGCTAAATTCATCTACAAAAG AAAGGAAGGCAAAGAAGACCAACTGATGGCAGCCCAGGCATATCTGAAACTCGGAGAAGTCAGTGCTGAATCAG GTAACTATCCCCAGGCGCTAGAAGACTTCCAGGAGTGTCTTGCCCTGCAGCTGAAGCACTTGCCTCCCCACAGTCGCCTGCTGGCTGAGACCCACTACCATGTTGCCACTACACTGTGCTACATGGATCAGTACAGCCAGGCCATCCAGCATTACAACAGCTCCATAAAAGTCATCGAGGCCCGTTTGG cCATGTTGCAGGAGGCGATTGACGCAGCAGATGGGGCTGCAGAAGAGAAGAATGAGATGGACGAGCTGAAGCAGCTTCTGCCAGACATCAGGGAAAAGGTTGAGGATGCCAAGGAAAGCCAGAGAACAGGCAGCGCTGCCTCTCAGGCCATCCAGCAGACACTA GGCGGAGCCTCAACCTCATCAGCATTCCTATGTGAAAATGGCGGCCCTTCATCATCTTCTGCATTTGCAACAGCCAGCCAG ATCCCAGTTAAATCATCTAACAGCGCCTCGTCTTCCAAAGCCGTCTCCAACATCTCCCACCTTGTCAGGAAAAAG AGGAAACCAGAGGACGAGAGCCCAGTAAAGGACACTGATGCTAAACAAGCGAAACAGGAAGCCACAGTTAATGGTGCTGACTCTAGTGCCAGCAATGGATTCCAGGAGGGAAAATCACAGGAG TAA
- the LOC119488869 gene encoding histone-binding protein N1/N2-like isoform X3, with amino-acid sequence MPEETSAASSSGSMEEKPCSSSSSSAAAAADSSVDVAEEAKKLIGTGNRHLVMGDVVSAVSVFQDACGMLAAKYGDTADECGEAFFLCGKSLLELARMESSVLGNALEGVPEESEEDEQPNGSNIESANNLDEKTRDELRRQVYDAMAEKEKNEAVDTKLESEDGKGNTESSGKHVNGSGEPSSSPISGKATSSVQKAKVNGVEKSQVAPVNGVEESPAASPVKEATMEKVKDSKEQNGKKTDSKPEAEQDDEEPEEDDDDDDDDDDDDEDGEKNGQDKEEDEVGNLQLAWEMLEVAKFIYKRKEGKEDQLMAAQAYLKLGEVSAESGNYPQALEDFQECLALQLKHLPPHSRLLAETHYHVATTLCYMDQYSQAIQHYNSSIKVIEARLAMLQEAIDAADGAAEEKNEMDELKQLLPDIREKVEDAKESQRTGSAASQAIQQTLGGASTSSAFLCENGGPSSSSAFATASQIPVKSSNSASSSKAVSNISHLVRKKFYVSAQRKPEDESPVKDTDAKQAKQEATVNGADSSASNGFQEGKSQE; translated from the exons ATGCCAGAGGAAACGTCCGCCGCGTCGAGCTCTGGGAG TATGGAGGAGAAGCCgtgctcctcctcatcttcatcagctgctgctgctgcagacag CTCGGTTGATGTCGCGGAGGAGGCAAAGAAGCTGATTGGTACAGGAAACAGGCATCTGGTGATGGGAGATGTTGTTTCTGCTGTCAGTGTCTTCCAGGACGCCTGTGGCATGCT GGCTGCAAAGTACGGGGACACTGCAGATGAGTGTGGTGAGGCCTTCTTCCTCTGTGGGAAGTCCCTACTGGAGCTTGCCAG GATGGAGAGCAGTGTCCTTGGTAATGCCCTGGAGGGAGTCCCAGAAGAATCTGAGGAAGACGAGCAGCCCAATGGCTCGAATATTGAGAGTGCCAACAATCTTGATG AAAAAACTAGAGATGAGCTACGAAGGCAGGTGTATGATGCAATGGCGGAGAAGGAAAAGAATGAGGCGGTTGACACCAAGCTGGAGTCTGAGGATGGAAAGGGCAACACTGAGTCCTCAGGCAAACATGTGAATGGATCAGGGGAGCCCTCAAGTTCCCCTATAAGTGGTAAAGCAACAAGTTCAGTCCAGAAAGCTAAAGTGAATGGAGTTGAGAAGAGTCAAGTTGCTCCTGTGAACGGTGTGGAGGAAAGTCCTGCTGCGTCTCCCGTAAAAGAAGCCACGATGGAGAAGGTAAAGGATTCAAAAGAGCAGAATGGCAAGAAGACCGACTCCAAGCCAGAGGCTGAACAGGACGATGAGGAACCAGAGG aggatgatgatgatgacgatgatgatgatgacgacgatgaggatggagagaaaaatggacAGGATAAG GAAGAGGATGAAGTTGGGAATTTGCAGTTGGCGTGGGAGATGCTGGAGGTGGCTAAATTCATCTACAAAAG AAAGGAAGGCAAAGAAGACCAACTGATGGCAGCCCAGGCATATCTGAAACTCGGAGAAGTCAGTGCTGAATCAG GTAACTATCCCCAGGCGCTAGAAGACTTCCAGGAGTGTCTTGCCCTGCAGCTGAAGCACTTGCCTCCCCACAGTCGCCTGCTGGCTGAGACCCACTACCATGTTGCCACTACACTGTGCTACATGGATCAGTACAGCCAGGCCATCCAGCATTACAACAGCTCCATAAAAGTCATCGAGGCCCGTTTGG cCATGTTGCAGGAGGCGATTGACGCAGCAGATGGGGCTGCAGAAGAGAAGAATGAGATGGACGAGCTGAAGCAGCTTCTGCCAGACATCAGGGAAAAGGTTGAGGATGCCAAGGAAAGCCAGAGAACAGGCAGCGCTGCCTCTCAGGCCATCCAGCAGACACTA GGCGGAGCCTCAACCTCATCAGCATTCCTATGTGAAAATGGCGGCCCTTCATCATCTTCTGCATTTGCAACAGCCAGCCAG ATCCCAGTTAAATCATCTAACAGCGCCTCGTCTTCCAAAGCCGTCTCCAACATCTCCCACCTTGTCAGGAAAAAG TTTTATGTTTCTGCACAGAGGAAACCAGAGGACGAGAGCCCAGTAAAGGACACTGATGCTAAACAAGCGAAACAGGAAGCCACAGTTAATGGTGCTGACTCTAGTGCCAGCAATGGATTCCAGGAGGGAAAATCACAGGAG TAA
- the LOC119488869 gene encoding nuclear autoantigenic sperm protein-like isoform X7 translates to MPEETSAASSSGSMEEKPCSSSSSSAAAAADSSVDVAEEAKKLIGTGNRHLVMGDVVSAVSVFQDACGMLAAKYGDTADECGEAFFLCGKSLLELARMESSVLGNALEGVPEESEEDEQPNGSNIESANNLDEDDDDDDDDDDDDEDGEKNGQDKEEDEVGNLQLAWEMLEVAKFIYKRKEGKEDQLMAAQAYLKLGEVSAESGNYPQALEDFQECLALQLKHLPPHSRLLAETHYHVATTLCYMDQYSQAIQHYNSSIKVIEARLAMLQEAIDAADGAAEEKNEMDELKQLLPDIREKVEDAKESQRTGSAASQAIQQTLGGASTSSAFLCENGGPSSSSAFATASQIPVKSSNSASSSKAVSNISHLVRKKFYVSAQRKPEDESPVKDTDAKQAKQEATVNGADSSASNGFQEGKSQESATQSSSVGSSA, encoded by the exons ATGCCAGAGGAAACGTCCGCCGCGTCGAGCTCTGGGAG TATGGAGGAGAAGCCgtgctcctcctcatcttcatcagctgctgctgctgcagacag CTCGGTTGATGTCGCGGAGGAGGCAAAGAAGCTGATTGGTACAGGAAACAGGCATCTGGTGATGGGAGATGTTGTTTCTGCTGTCAGTGTCTTCCAGGACGCCTGTGGCATGCT GGCTGCAAAGTACGGGGACACTGCAGATGAGTGTGGTGAGGCCTTCTTCCTCTGTGGGAAGTCCCTACTGGAGCTTGCCAG GATGGAGAGCAGTGTCCTTGGTAATGCCCTGGAGGGAGTCCCAGAAGAATCTGAGGAAGACGAGCAGCCCAATGGCTCGAATATTGAGAGTGCCAACAATCTTGATG aggatgatgatgatgacgatgatgatgatgacgacgatgaggatggagagaaaaatggacAGGATAAG GAAGAGGATGAAGTTGGGAATTTGCAGTTGGCGTGGGAGATGCTGGAGGTGGCTAAATTCATCTACAAAAG AAAGGAAGGCAAAGAAGACCAACTGATGGCAGCCCAGGCATATCTGAAACTCGGAGAAGTCAGTGCTGAATCAG GTAACTATCCCCAGGCGCTAGAAGACTTCCAGGAGTGTCTTGCCCTGCAGCTGAAGCACTTGCCTCCCCACAGTCGCCTGCTGGCTGAGACCCACTACCATGTTGCCACTACACTGTGCTACATGGATCAGTACAGCCAGGCCATCCAGCATTACAACAGCTCCATAAAAGTCATCGAGGCCCGTTTGG cCATGTTGCAGGAGGCGATTGACGCAGCAGATGGGGCTGCAGAAGAGAAGAATGAGATGGACGAGCTGAAGCAGCTTCTGCCAGACATCAGGGAAAAGGTTGAGGATGCCAAGGAAAGCCAGAGAACAGGCAGCGCTGCCTCTCAGGCCATCCAGCAGACACTA GGCGGAGCCTCAACCTCATCAGCATTCCTATGTGAAAATGGCGGCCCTTCATCATCTTCTGCATTTGCAACAGCCAGCCAG ATCCCAGTTAAATCATCTAACAGCGCCTCGTCTTCCAAAGCCGTCTCCAACATCTCCCACCTTGTCAGGAAAAAG TTTTATGTTTCTGCACAGAGGAAACCAGAGGACGAGAGCCCAGTAAAGGACACTGATGCTAAACAAGCGAAACAGGAAGCCACAGTTAATGGTGCTGACTCTAGTGCCAGCAATGGATTCCAGGAGGGAAAATCACAGGAG TCTGCCACCCAGTCGTCCTCTGTCGGGTCTTCGGCGTGA
- the LOC119488869 gene encoding histone-binding protein N1/N2-like isoform X1, translating into MPEETSAASSSGSMEEKPCSSSSSSAAAAADSSVDVAEEAKKLIGTGNRHLVMGDVVSAVSVFQDACGMLAAKYGDTADECGEAFFLCGKSLLELARMESSVLGNALEGVPEESEEDEQPNGSNIESANNLDEKTRDELRRQVYDAMAEKEKNEAVDTKLESEDGKGNTESSGKHVNGSGEPSSSPISGKATSSVQKAKVNGVEKSQVAPVNGVEESPAASPVKEATMEKVKDSKEQNGKKTDSKPEAEQDDEEPEEDDDDDDDDDDDDEDGEKNGQDKEEDEVGNLQLAWEMLEVAKFIYKRKEGKEDQLMAAQAYLKLGEVSAESGNYPQALEDFQECLALQLKHLPPHSRLLAETHYHVATTLCYMDQYSQAIQHYNSSIKVIEARLAMLQEAIDAADGAAEEKNEMDELKQLLPDIREKVEDAKESQRTGSAASQAIQQTLGGASTSSAFLCENGGPSSSSAFATASQIPVKSSNSASSSKAVSNISHLVRKKFYVSAQRKPEDESPVKDTDAKQAKQEATVNGADSSASNGFQEGKSQESATQSSSVGSSA; encoded by the exons ATGCCAGAGGAAACGTCCGCCGCGTCGAGCTCTGGGAG TATGGAGGAGAAGCCgtgctcctcctcatcttcatcagctgctgctgctgcagacag CTCGGTTGATGTCGCGGAGGAGGCAAAGAAGCTGATTGGTACAGGAAACAGGCATCTGGTGATGGGAGATGTTGTTTCTGCTGTCAGTGTCTTCCAGGACGCCTGTGGCATGCT GGCTGCAAAGTACGGGGACACTGCAGATGAGTGTGGTGAGGCCTTCTTCCTCTGTGGGAAGTCCCTACTGGAGCTTGCCAG GATGGAGAGCAGTGTCCTTGGTAATGCCCTGGAGGGAGTCCCAGAAGAATCTGAGGAAGACGAGCAGCCCAATGGCTCGAATATTGAGAGTGCCAACAATCTTGATG AAAAAACTAGAGATGAGCTACGAAGGCAGGTGTATGATGCAATGGCGGAGAAGGAAAAGAATGAGGCGGTTGACACCAAGCTGGAGTCTGAGGATGGAAAGGGCAACACTGAGTCCTCAGGCAAACATGTGAATGGATCAGGGGAGCCCTCAAGTTCCCCTATAAGTGGTAAAGCAACAAGTTCAGTCCAGAAAGCTAAAGTGAATGGAGTTGAGAAGAGTCAAGTTGCTCCTGTGAACGGTGTGGAGGAAAGTCCTGCTGCGTCTCCCGTAAAAGAAGCCACGATGGAGAAGGTAAAGGATTCAAAAGAGCAGAATGGCAAGAAGACCGACTCCAAGCCAGAGGCTGAACAGGACGATGAGGAACCAGAGG aggatgatgatgatgacgatgatgatgatgacgacgatgaggatggagagaaaaatggacAGGATAAG GAAGAGGATGAAGTTGGGAATTTGCAGTTGGCGTGGGAGATGCTGGAGGTGGCTAAATTCATCTACAAAAG AAAGGAAGGCAAAGAAGACCAACTGATGGCAGCCCAGGCATATCTGAAACTCGGAGAAGTCAGTGCTGAATCAG GTAACTATCCCCAGGCGCTAGAAGACTTCCAGGAGTGTCTTGCCCTGCAGCTGAAGCACTTGCCTCCCCACAGTCGCCTGCTGGCTGAGACCCACTACCATGTTGCCACTACACTGTGCTACATGGATCAGTACAGCCAGGCCATCCAGCATTACAACAGCTCCATAAAAGTCATCGAGGCCCGTTTGG cCATGTTGCAGGAGGCGATTGACGCAGCAGATGGGGCTGCAGAAGAGAAGAATGAGATGGACGAGCTGAAGCAGCTTCTGCCAGACATCAGGGAAAAGGTTGAGGATGCCAAGGAAAGCCAGAGAACAGGCAGCGCTGCCTCTCAGGCCATCCAGCAGACACTA GGCGGAGCCTCAACCTCATCAGCATTCCTATGTGAAAATGGCGGCCCTTCATCATCTTCTGCATTTGCAACAGCCAGCCAG ATCCCAGTTAAATCATCTAACAGCGCCTCGTCTTCCAAAGCCGTCTCCAACATCTCCCACCTTGTCAGGAAAAAG TTTTATGTTTCTGCACAGAGGAAACCAGAGGACGAGAGCCCAGTAAAGGACACTGATGCTAAACAAGCGAAACAGGAAGCCACAGTTAATGGTGCTGACTCTAGTGCCAGCAATGGATTCCAGGAGGGAAAATCACAGGAG TCTGCCACCCAGTCGTCCTCTGTCGGGTCTTCGGCGTGA
- the LOC119488869 gene encoding histone-binding protein N1/N2-like isoform X5, which yields MPEETSAASSSGSMEEKPCSSSSSSAAAAADSSVDVAEEAKKLIGTGNRHLVMGDVVSAVSVFQDACGMLAAKYGDTADECGEAFFLCGKSLLELARMESSVLGNALEGVPEESEEDEQPNGSNIESANNLDEKTRDELRRQVYDAMAEKEKNEAVDTKLESEDGKGNTESSGKHVNGSGEPSSSPISGKATSSVQKAKVNGVEKSQVAPVNGVEESPAASPVKEATMEKVKDSKEQNGKKTDSKPEAEQDDEEPEEDDDDDDDDDDDDEDGEKNGQDKEEDEVGNLQLAWEMLEVAKFIYKRKEGKEDQLMAAQAYLKLGEVSAESGNYPQALEDFQECLALQLKHLPPHSRLLAETHYHVATTLCYMDQYSQAIQHYNSSIKVIEARLAMLQEAIDAADGAAEEKNEMDELKQLLPDIREKVEDAKESQRTGSAASQAIQQTLGGASTSSAFLCENGGPSSSSAFATASQIPVKSSNSASSSKAVSNISHLVRKKSATQSSSVGSSA from the exons ATGCCAGAGGAAACGTCCGCCGCGTCGAGCTCTGGGAG TATGGAGGAGAAGCCgtgctcctcctcatcttcatcagctgctgctgctgcagacag CTCGGTTGATGTCGCGGAGGAGGCAAAGAAGCTGATTGGTACAGGAAACAGGCATCTGGTGATGGGAGATGTTGTTTCTGCTGTCAGTGTCTTCCAGGACGCCTGTGGCATGCT GGCTGCAAAGTACGGGGACACTGCAGATGAGTGTGGTGAGGCCTTCTTCCTCTGTGGGAAGTCCCTACTGGAGCTTGCCAG GATGGAGAGCAGTGTCCTTGGTAATGCCCTGGAGGGAGTCCCAGAAGAATCTGAGGAAGACGAGCAGCCCAATGGCTCGAATATTGAGAGTGCCAACAATCTTGATG AAAAAACTAGAGATGAGCTACGAAGGCAGGTGTATGATGCAATGGCGGAGAAGGAAAAGAATGAGGCGGTTGACACCAAGCTGGAGTCTGAGGATGGAAAGGGCAACACTGAGTCCTCAGGCAAACATGTGAATGGATCAGGGGAGCCCTCAAGTTCCCCTATAAGTGGTAAAGCAACAAGTTCAGTCCAGAAAGCTAAAGTGAATGGAGTTGAGAAGAGTCAAGTTGCTCCTGTGAACGGTGTGGAGGAAAGTCCTGCTGCGTCTCCCGTAAAAGAAGCCACGATGGAGAAGGTAAAGGATTCAAAAGAGCAGAATGGCAAGAAGACCGACTCCAAGCCAGAGGCTGAACAGGACGATGAGGAACCAGAGG aggatgatgatgatgacgatgatgatgatgacgacgatgaggatggagagaaaaatggacAGGATAAG GAAGAGGATGAAGTTGGGAATTTGCAGTTGGCGTGGGAGATGCTGGAGGTGGCTAAATTCATCTACAAAAG AAAGGAAGGCAAAGAAGACCAACTGATGGCAGCCCAGGCATATCTGAAACTCGGAGAAGTCAGTGCTGAATCAG GTAACTATCCCCAGGCGCTAGAAGACTTCCAGGAGTGTCTTGCCCTGCAGCTGAAGCACTTGCCTCCCCACAGTCGCCTGCTGGCTGAGACCCACTACCATGTTGCCACTACACTGTGCTACATGGATCAGTACAGCCAGGCCATCCAGCATTACAACAGCTCCATAAAAGTCATCGAGGCCCGTTTGG cCATGTTGCAGGAGGCGATTGACGCAGCAGATGGGGCTGCAGAAGAGAAGAATGAGATGGACGAGCTGAAGCAGCTTCTGCCAGACATCAGGGAAAAGGTTGAGGATGCCAAGGAAAGCCAGAGAACAGGCAGCGCTGCCTCTCAGGCCATCCAGCAGACACTA GGCGGAGCCTCAACCTCATCAGCATTCCTATGTGAAAATGGCGGCCCTTCATCATCTTCTGCATTTGCAACAGCCAGCCAG ATCCCAGTTAAATCATCTAACAGCGCCTCGTCTTCCAAAGCCGTCTCCAACATCTCCCACCTTGTCAGGAAAAAG TCTGCCACCCAGTCGTCCTCTGTCGGGTCTTCGGCGTGA
- the LOC119488869 gene encoding histone-binding protein N1/N2-like isoform X2 — protein MPEETSAASSSGSMEEKPCSSSSSSAAAAADSSVDVAEEAKKLIGTGNRHLVMGDVVSAVSVFQDACGMLAAKYGDTADECGEAFFLCGKSLLELARMESSVLGNALEGVPEESEEDEQPNGSNIESANNLDEKTRDELRRQVYDAMAEKEKNEAVDTKLESEDGKGNTESSGKHVNGSGEPSSSPISGKATSSVQKAKVNGVEKSQVAPVNGVEESPAASPVKEATMEKVKDSKEQNGKKTDSKPEAEQDDEEPEEDDDDDDDDDDDDEDGEKNGQDKEEDEVGNLQLAWEMLEVAKFIYKRKEGKEDQLMAAQAYLKLGEVSAESGNYPQALEDFQECLALQLKHLPPHSRLLAETHYHVATTLCYMDQYSQAIQHYNSSIKVIEARLAMLQEAIDAADGAAEEKNEMDELKQLLPDIREKVEDAKESQRTGSAASQAIQQTLGGASTSSAFLCENGGPSSSSAFATASQIPVKSSNSASSSKAVSNISHLVRKKRKPEDESPVKDTDAKQAKQEATVNGADSSASNGFQEGKSQESATQSSSVGSSA, from the exons ATGCCAGAGGAAACGTCCGCCGCGTCGAGCTCTGGGAG TATGGAGGAGAAGCCgtgctcctcctcatcttcatcagctgctgctgctgcagacag CTCGGTTGATGTCGCGGAGGAGGCAAAGAAGCTGATTGGTACAGGAAACAGGCATCTGGTGATGGGAGATGTTGTTTCTGCTGTCAGTGTCTTCCAGGACGCCTGTGGCATGCT GGCTGCAAAGTACGGGGACACTGCAGATGAGTGTGGTGAGGCCTTCTTCCTCTGTGGGAAGTCCCTACTGGAGCTTGCCAG GATGGAGAGCAGTGTCCTTGGTAATGCCCTGGAGGGAGTCCCAGAAGAATCTGAGGAAGACGAGCAGCCCAATGGCTCGAATATTGAGAGTGCCAACAATCTTGATG AAAAAACTAGAGATGAGCTACGAAGGCAGGTGTATGATGCAATGGCGGAGAAGGAAAAGAATGAGGCGGTTGACACCAAGCTGGAGTCTGAGGATGGAAAGGGCAACACTGAGTCCTCAGGCAAACATGTGAATGGATCAGGGGAGCCCTCAAGTTCCCCTATAAGTGGTAAAGCAACAAGTTCAGTCCAGAAAGCTAAAGTGAATGGAGTTGAGAAGAGTCAAGTTGCTCCTGTGAACGGTGTGGAGGAAAGTCCTGCTGCGTCTCCCGTAAAAGAAGCCACGATGGAGAAGGTAAAGGATTCAAAAGAGCAGAATGGCAAGAAGACCGACTCCAAGCCAGAGGCTGAACAGGACGATGAGGAACCAGAGG aggatgatgatgatgacgatgatgatgatgacgacgatgaggatggagagaaaaatggacAGGATAAG GAAGAGGATGAAGTTGGGAATTTGCAGTTGGCGTGGGAGATGCTGGAGGTGGCTAAATTCATCTACAAAAG AAAGGAAGGCAAAGAAGACCAACTGATGGCAGCCCAGGCATATCTGAAACTCGGAGAAGTCAGTGCTGAATCAG GTAACTATCCCCAGGCGCTAGAAGACTTCCAGGAGTGTCTTGCCCTGCAGCTGAAGCACTTGCCTCCCCACAGTCGCCTGCTGGCTGAGACCCACTACCATGTTGCCACTACACTGTGCTACATGGATCAGTACAGCCAGGCCATCCAGCATTACAACAGCTCCATAAAAGTCATCGAGGCCCGTTTGG cCATGTTGCAGGAGGCGATTGACGCAGCAGATGGGGCTGCAGAAGAGAAGAATGAGATGGACGAGCTGAAGCAGCTTCTGCCAGACATCAGGGAAAAGGTTGAGGATGCCAAGGAAAGCCAGAGAACAGGCAGCGCTGCCTCTCAGGCCATCCAGCAGACACTA GGCGGAGCCTCAACCTCATCAGCATTCCTATGTGAAAATGGCGGCCCTTCATCATCTTCTGCATTTGCAACAGCCAGCCAG ATCCCAGTTAAATCATCTAACAGCGCCTCGTCTTCCAAAGCCGTCTCCAACATCTCCCACCTTGTCAGGAAAAAG AGGAAACCAGAGGACGAGAGCCCAGTAAAGGACACTGATGCTAAACAAGCGAAACAGGAAGCCACAGTTAATGGTGCTGACTCTAGTGCCAGCAATGGATTCCAGGAGGGAAAATCACAGGAG TCTGCCACCCAGTCGTCCTCTGTCGGGTCTTCGGCGTGA